One window of Choristoneura fumiferana chromosome 13, NRCan_CFum_1, whole genome shotgun sequence genomic DNA carries:
- the LOC141434302 gene encoding RNA-binding protein squid-like isoform X3, translated as MANNDNFAQDVTDNQLNGNAENGGGDTQQDNGSEAPGRDDDRKLFVGGLSWETTDKELRDHFSAYGEIESINVKTDPNTGRSRGFAFIVFKAPDSIDKVMAAGDHTINNKKVDPKKAKARHGKIFVGGLSSEISDDEIKSFFGNFGTIIEVEMPFDKTKNQRKGFCFITFESEQVVNELLKTPKQTIAGKEVDVKRATPKPDGPGGMTGRGGRGSRGGRGGRGGRGGYGGQGAWGSQGYGGYGYGQGGYGGGYDGYGGYGYDGYGGYGGYGGYDYSGYPNYDGGVTAGYQGGKQRGGGGRANQRHQPY; from the exons ATGGCTAATAACGATAATTTTGCACAAGATGTGACGGATAATCAATTGAATGGAAATGCAGAgaatggtggtggtgatactCAACAGGATAACGGTAGCGAAGCCCCAGGACGCGATGACGACAG AAAACTGTTTGTCGGAGGTCTAAGCTGGGAAACCACAGACA aggAATTACGTGATCACTTCAGCGCGTATGGTGAGATCGAGAGTATTAATGTCAAGACTGATCCTAATACCGGCCGATCGCGAGGCTTTGCCTTCATCGTATTCAAGGCACCTGATTCCATCGATAAGGTCATGGCCGCTGGCGACCAcacaataaacaacaaaaaagtgGACCCCAAAAAGGCGAAAGCTCGCcatgggaaaatatttgttGGAGGCCTCAGCAGTGAAATTtctgatgatgaaattaaaagctTCTTCGGCAATTTTGGAACA aTCATTGAAGTTGAGATGCCATTTGATAAGACGAAGAACCAGAGGAAAGGATTCTGCTTCATAACATTTGAGTCGGAACAGGTTGTCAATGAACTTTTGAAGACTCCGAAACAGACCATTGCCGGAAAGGAG GTGGACGTGAAGAGGGCGACGCCCAAACCGGACGGCCCTGGAGGGATGACCGGGCGCGGCGGACGGGGCTCGCGCGGCGGACGTGGAGGGCGGGGCGGGCGCGGTGGCTACGGCGGGCAGGGCGCGTGGGGCAGCCAGGGCTACGGCGGCTACGGCTACGGCCAGGGCGGCTATGGCGGCGGTTACGACGGCTACGGGGGCTACGGTTACGACGGCTACGGGGGCTACGGCGGATACGGCGGTTACGATTACTCCGGATACCCCAATTACG ATGGTGGTGTTACAGCCGGCTACCAGGGCGGCAAGCAGCGCGGCGGAGGCGGCCGCGCCAACCAGAGGCACCAGCCCTACTGA
- the LOC141434302 gene encoding RNA-binding protein squid-like isoform X4, with protein sequence MANNDNFAQDVTDNQLNGNAENGGGDTQQDNGSEAPGRDDDRKLFVGGLSWETTDKELRDHFSAYGEIESINVKTDPNTGRSRGFAFIVFKAPDSIDKVMAAGDHTINNKKVDPKKAKARHGKIFVGGLSSEISDDEIKSFFGNFGTIIEVEMPFDKTKNQRKGFCFITFESEQVVNELLKTPKQTIAGKEVDVKRATPKPDGPGGMTGRGGRGSRGGRGGRGGRGGYGGQGAWGSQGYGGYGYGQGGYGGGYDGYGGYGYDGYGGYGGYGGYDYSGYPNYAGYQGGKQRGGGGRANQRHQPY encoded by the exons ATGGCTAATAACGATAATTTTGCACAAGATGTGACGGATAATCAATTGAATGGAAATGCAGAgaatggtggtggtgatactCAACAGGATAACGGTAGCGAAGCCCCAGGACGCGATGACGACAG AAAACTGTTTGTCGGAGGTCTAAGCTGGGAAACCACAGACA aggAATTACGTGATCACTTCAGCGCGTATGGTGAGATCGAGAGTATTAATGTCAAGACTGATCCTAATACCGGCCGATCGCGAGGCTTTGCCTTCATCGTATTCAAGGCACCTGATTCCATCGATAAGGTCATGGCCGCTGGCGACCAcacaataaacaacaaaaaagtgGACCCCAAAAAGGCGAAAGCTCGCcatgggaaaatatttgttGGAGGCCTCAGCAGTGAAATTtctgatgatgaaattaaaagctTCTTCGGCAATTTTGGAACA aTCATTGAAGTTGAGATGCCATTTGATAAGACGAAGAACCAGAGGAAAGGATTCTGCTTCATAACATTTGAGTCGGAACAGGTTGTCAATGAACTTTTGAAGACTCCGAAACAGACCATTGCCGGAAAGGAG GTGGACGTGAAGAGGGCGACGCCCAAACCGGACGGCCCTGGAGGGATGACCGGGCGCGGCGGACGGGGCTCGCGCGGCGGACGTGGAGGGCGGGGCGGGCGCGGTGGCTACGGCGGGCAGGGCGCGTGGGGCAGCCAGGGCTACGGCGGCTACGGCTACGGCCAGGGCGGCTATGGCGGCGGTTACGACGGCTACGGGGGCTACGGTTACGACGGCTACGGGGGCTACGGCGGATACGGCGGTTACGATTACTCCGGATACCCCAATTACG CCGGCTACCAGGGCGGCAAGCAGCGCGGCGGAGGCGGCCGCGCCAACCAGAGGCACCAGCCCTACTGA
- the LOC141434302 gene encoding RNA-binding protein squid-like isoform X1 translates to MANNDNFAQDVTDNQLNGNAENGGGDTQQDNGSEAPGRDDDRKLFVGGLSWETTDKELRDHFSAYGEIESINVKTDPNTGRSRGFAFIVFKAPDSIDKVMAAGDHTINNKKVDPKKAKARHGKIFVGGLSSEISDDEIKSFFGNFGTIIEVEMPFDKTKNQRKGFCFITFESEQVVNELLKTPKQTIAGKEVDVKRATPKPDGPGGMTGRGGRGSRGGRGGRGGRGGYGGQGAWGSQGYGGYGYGQGGYGGGYDGYGGYGYDGYGGYGGYGGYDYSGYPNYDYGGYGGYEGGYGARTAPRGKDGGVTAGYQGGKQRGGGGRANQRHQPY, encoded by the exons ATGGCTAATAACGATAATTTTGCACAAGATGTGACGGATAATCAATTGAATGGAAATGCAGAgaatggtggtggtgatactCAACAGGATAACGGTAGCGAAGCCCCAGGACGCGATGACGACAG AAAACTGTTTGTCGGAGGTCTAAGCTGGGAAACCACAGACA aggAATTACGTGATCACTTCAGCGCGTATGGTGAGATCGAGAGTATTAATGTCAAGACTGATCCTAATACCGGCCGATCGCGAGGCTTTGCCTTCATCGTATTCAAGGCACCTGATTCCATCGATAAGGTCATGGCCGCTGGCGACCAcacaataaacaacaaaaaagtgGACCCCAAAAAGGCGAAAGCTCGCcatgggaaaatatttgttGGAGGCCTCAGCAGTGAAATTtctgatgatgaaattaaaagctTCTTCGGCAATTTTGGAACA aTCATTGAAGTTGAGATGCCATTTGATAAGACGAAGAACCAGAGGAAAGGATTCTGCTTCATAACATTTGAGTCGGAACAGGTTGTCAATGAACTTTTGAAGACTCCGAAACAGACCATTGCCGGAAAGGAG GTGGACGTGAAGAGGGCGACGCCCAAACCGGACGGCCCTGGAGGGATGACCGGGCGCGGCGGACGGGGCTCGCGCGGCGGACGTGGAGGGCGGGGCGGGCGCGGTGGCTACGGCGGGCAGGGCGCGTGGGGCAGCCAGGGCTACGGCGGCTACGGCTACGGCCAGGGCGGCTATGGCGGCGGTTACGACGGCTACGGGGGCTACGGTTACGACGGCTACGGGGGCTACGGCGGATACGGCGGTTACGATTACTCCGGATACCCCAATTACG ACTACGGCGGGTACGGAGGGTACGAGGGCGGCTACGGCGCGCGCACGGCTCCCCGCGGGAAAG ATGGTGGTGTTACAGCCGGCTACCAGGGCGGCAAGCAGCGCGGCGGAGGCGGCCGCGCCAACCAGAGGCACCAGCCCTACTGA
- the LOC141434302 gene encoding RNA-binding protein squid-like isoform X2 yields the protein MANNDNFAQDVTDNQLNGNAENGGGDTQQDNGSEAPGRDDDRKLFVGGLSWETTDKELRDHFSAYGEIESINVKTDPNTGRSRGFAFIVFKAPDSIDKVMAAGDHTINNKKVDPKKAKARHGKIFVGGLSSEISDDEIKSFFGNFGTIIEVEMPFDKTKNQRKGFCFITFESEQVVNELLKTPKQTIAGKEVDVKRATPKPDGPGGMTGRGGRGSRGGRGGRGGRGGYGGQGAWGSQGYGGYGYGQGGYGGGYDGYGGYGYDGYGGYGGYGGYDYSGYPNYDYGGYGGYEGGYGARTAPRGKAGYQGGKQRGGGGRANQRHQPY from the exons ATGGCTAATAACGATAATTTTGCACAAGATGTGACGGATAATCAATTGAATGGAAATGCAGAgaatggtggtggtgatactCAACAGGATAACGGTAGCGAAGCCCCAGGACGCGATGACGACAG AAAACTGTTTGTCGGAGGTCTAAGCTGGGAAACCACAGACA aggAATTACGTGATCACTTCAGCGCGTATGGTGAGATCGAGAGTATTAATGTCAAGACTGATCCTAATACCGGCCGATCGCGAGGCTTTGCCTTCATCGTATTCAAGGCACCTGATTCCATCGATAAGGTCATGGCCGCTGGCGACCAcacaataaacaacaaaaaagtgGACCCCAAAAAGGCGAAAGCTCGCcatgggaaaatatttgttGGAGGCCTCAGCAGTGAAATTtctgatgatgaaattaaaagctTCTTCGGCAATTTTGGAACA aTCATTGAAGTTGAGATGCCATTTGATAAGACGAAGAACCAGAGGAAAGGATTCTGCTTCATAACATTTGAGTCGGAACAGGTTGTCAATGAACTTTTGAAGACTCCGAAACAGACCATTGCCGGAAAGGAG GTGGACGTGAAGAGGGCGACGCCCAAACCGGACGGCCCTGGAGGGATGACCGGGCGCGGCGGACGGGGCTCGCGCGGCGGACGTGGAGGGCGGGGCGGGCGCGGTGGCTACGGCGGGCAGGGCGCGTGGGGCAGCCAGGGCTACGGCGGCTACGGCTACGGCCAGGGCGGCTATGGCGGCGGTTACGACGGCTACGGGGGCTACGGTTACGACGGCTACGGGGGCTACGGCGGATACGGCGGTTACGATTACTCCGGATACCCCAATTACG ACTACGGCGGGTACGGAGGGTACGAGGGCGGCTACGGCGCGCGCACGGCTCCCCGCGGGAAAG CCGGCTACCAGGGCGGCAAGCAGCGCGGCGGAGGCGGCCGCGCCAACCAGAGGCACCAGCCCTACTGA